The following are encoded in a window of Impatiens glandulifera chromosome 5, dImpGla2.1, whole genome shotgun sequence genomic DNA:
- the LOC124938155 gene encoding UDP-glucuronic acid decarboxylase 5-like yields MDSNQEAIKAPPNPSPLRTGKFYQANMRILVTGGAGFIGSHLVDRLMQNEKNEVIVADNFFTGSKDNIKQWIGHPRFELIRHDVTEPLLLEVDQVYHLACPASPIFYKYNPVKTTKTNFMGTLNMLGLAKRVGARILLTSTSEVYGDPLIHPQEESYWGNVNPIGVRSCYDEGKRVAETLMFDYHRQHGIEIRIARIFNTYGPRMNIDDGRVVSNFIAQAIRNEPLTVQLPGTQTRSFCYVSDMVDGLIRLMEGDHIGPINIGNPGEFTMLELAETVKELINPKVDIIKVENTPDDPRQRKPDNTKAKELLGWEPKIKLRDGIPHMEKDFRQRLAVPK; encoded by the exons ATGGATTCAAATCAGGAAGCTATCAAAGCACCTCCAAATCCATCTCCATTAAGAACTGGGAAATTCTATCAG GCCAACATGAGAATTTTGGTTACTGGGGGTGCCGGATTCATAGGCTCTCACCTAGTTGATAGATTAATGCAAAACGAGAAGAATGAG GTGATTGTCGCGGATAATTTCTTCACTGGATCGAAAGATAACATTAAACAATGGATTGGTCATCCAAGATTTGAGCTTATTCGACATG ATGTCACAGAGCCATTGCTACTTGAAGTTGATCAAGTATATCATCTGGCTTGTCCTGCTTCTCCAATTTTCTACAAGTACAATCCGGTTAAG ACAACTAAGACTAATTTCATGGGGACATTGAACATGTTGGGACTTGCCAAGCGAGTTGGAGCAAG AATTTTGCTTACATCAACTTCTGAAGTTTACGGTGATCCCCTGATTCATCCTCAAGAGGAGAGCTATTGGGGAAATGTTAACCCCATAG GTGTTAGGAGTTGCTATGATGAAGGGAAAAGAGTTGCAGAAACTCTTATGTTCGATTACCATAGGCAACATGGAATTG AAATACGAATTGCTCGAATCTTCAATACATATGGACCACGGATGAATATTGATGATGGGCGTGTCGTTAGCAATTTCATTGCTCAAGCAATAcg CAATGAACCTCTTACTGTTCAATTACCTGGGACTCAAACTCGCAGCTTCTGTTACGTTTCTGACATG GTTGATGGCCTGATTAGACTAATGGAAGGAGATCACATCGGACCAATCAACATTGGTAATCCag GTGAATTTACAATGCTTGAGCTTGCTGAGACAGTGAAGGAG CTTATCAACCCTAAAGTGGATATCATAAAGGTGGAGAACACTCCAGACGATCCTCGTCAAAGGAAGCCAGACAACACCAAGGCGAAGGAATTGTTGGGTTGGGAGCCAAAGATCAAGCTCCGAGATGGCATCCCTCACATGGAGAAGGATTTTCGCCAAAGACTTGCTGTCCCCAAATAG
- the LOC124938154 gene encoding geranylgeranyl transferase type-1 subunit beta-like, producing MEINHTSPASSDSVQDFDRDLHIEFLQMMYNILPPPYENQEINRLTLAYFTISGLSLLGSLNRVDKECVASWVLSFQNHPRNEAELTNGQFYGFSGSRSSQFQSAENSVESLNCSHLASTYCAIAILKIIDYDLSSIDCQSIIRSMKNLQQPDGCFMPIHTGAEKDLRFVYCAASICSMLEDWSGMDIEKAKNYIVDCQSYDGGFGLIPGLESHGGATYCAVASLHLMGFIKEDILLKDPSSCVINVQLLLDWSLQRQANDGGFQGRLNKPSDTCYAFWIGGVLRMLGSHRFINEKALQQFLLTCQSKYGGFSKFPRNFPDLYHSYYGFCSISMLEEADTNPINVELGIPATR from the exons ATGGAAATCAATCATACTTCTCCGGCGTCTTCAGATTCGGTACAAGATTTCGACAGGGATCTTCACATAGAGTTCCTTCAGATGATGTACAACATATTGCCGCCGCCTTACGAGAATCAAGAGATCAATCGTCTCACTCTTGCCTACTTCACCATTTCCGGCCTCAGCTTGCTTGGATCCCTCAACCGT GTTGACAAGGAATGTGTAGCTAGTTGGGttttatcatttcaaaatcATCCAAGAAATGAAGCGGAGTTGACAAATG GACAATTCTATGGATTCAGTGGTTCTAGAAGTTCTCAATTTCAATCGGCAGAGAATTCT GTGGAAAGTCTCAATTGCAGTCATTTGGCGAGTACATATTGTGCTATAGCCATACTGAAGATCATCGATTATGACTTGTCAAGTATTGATTGTCAATCGATAATCAGATCAATGAAAAACCTTCAACAGCCTGATGGATG TTTTATGCCCATCCATACTGGGGCTGAGAAGGATCTTAGGTTTGTTTACTGTGCCG CTTCTATATGCTCTATGTTGGAAGACTGGAGTGGTATGGATATAGAGAAAGCTAAGAACTACATTGTGGATTGCCAG TCATATGATGGTGGATTTGGTCTTATCCCTGGATTAGAATCTCATG GTGGGGCAACATACTGTGCTGTTGCATCTCTCCATTTGATGGGATTCATTAAAGAAGACATACTATTAAAGGATCCAAGTTCTTGTGTCATAAATGTGCAATTACTTCTGGATTGGAGCCTGCAG AGACAGGCAAATGATGGTGGGTTTCAAGGCCGGCTCAACAAACCTAGTGACACATGTTATGCCTTCTG GATTGGAGGAGTTCTAAGGATGCTAGGAAGCCACAGATTCATAAATGAAAAAGCATTGCAACAATTTTTACTAACTTGCCAGTCTAAg TATGGTGGATTTAGTAAATTCCCAAGGAACTTTCCTGATCTGTATCACTCCTATTATGGATTCTGTTCAATTAGCATGTTGGAAGAAGCCGACACGAATCCGATCAATGTTGAATTGGGCATACCCGCAACCCGTTGA
- the LOC124938156 gene encoding THO complex subunit 4A-like, protein MSRRLDMSLDDLIKSNSQSRGPSNRNPRVGKGLEANRGHGTAPAQSYGSGPARRMPSVAPARSTPYPLPQMLQFEQMPPPGGKEAELGSKIYISNLGYDVSNEDLKMLFSEVGQLKDHSIHYDKSGKSKGTAEVIYFSQSDALAAIRKYNNIQLDGKAMQIHMVGVDIVPPQQPTLLHTSNGILANPNDGILGRPPPPGAYERRWNNNNNNNYSNGNGGGSGRVGRGGNGRVVQKKKEKVCCEDLDADLDKYHSEGLKRKEEDNSI, encoded by the exons ATGTCTCGACGTCTGGATATGTCTCTGGATGACCTAATCAAGAGTAACAGTCAATCTAGAGGACCATCCAACCGTAATCCCAGAGTTGGTAAGGGCTTAGAAGCTAATCGCGGCCATGGTACCGCTCCGGCTCAAAGTTACGGTTCCGGTCCAGCCCGGCGCATGCCTTCCGTTGCTCCGGCGAGATCGACACCGTATCCGCTTCCACAG ATGCTTCAGTTCGAACAAATGCCACCTCCTGGAGGAAAGGAAGCAGAATTAGGTTCTAAGATTTACATTTCCAACTTGGGTTATGACGTTTCCAATGAGGATCTCAAG ATGTTGTTCTCAGAAGTTGGTCAGTTGAAAGACCACTCAATTCATTATGACAAGAGTGGCAAATCCAAG GGAACTGCAGAAGTGATTTACTTTAGTCAATCAGATGCTTTAGCAGCAATTAGAAAATACAACAATATACAACTTGATGGGAAGGCAATGCAAATTCATATGGTTGGTGTGGATATTGTACCTCCTCAACAACCCACTTTGTTACATACTTCCAATGGCATTTTGGCGAATCCAAATGATGGCATTTTAGGAAGACCACCACCACCTGGGGCCTATGAAAG GAGgtggaataataataataataataattatagtaaCGGTAATGGTGGTGGATCTGGAAGGGTGGGACGTGGTGGAAATGGAAGAGTTGTccagaagaagaaggagaaggttTGCTGTGAAGATCTTGATGCAGATTTGgacaagtaccattcagaaggcttgaagagaaaagaagaagataatagTATCTAG
- the LOC124938151 gene encoding brefeldin A-inhibited guanine nucleotide-exchange protein 2-like has protein sequence MASNEAGSRLNQVIIPALDKIIKNGSWRKHSKLVHECKSVLERLSSPDKSSPLSTPSSPDNHSDHETSSLPGVIHDGGPVEYSLAESEFVLSPIINACSSGNLKIADPALDCVQKLIAHGYLRGEVDTTGGPEAKLLSKLIESVCKCHELGDEAIELLVLKTLLSAVTSVSLRMHGDCLLLVVRTCYDVYLGSKNVVNQTTAKASLIQMLVIVFRRMEADSSTVPVQPIVVAELMDPPEKADADGSTTMFVQGFITKIMQDIDGVLNPSTPGKPRAWVHDGAFETRATVESTNPADLLDSTDKDMLDAKYWEISMYKTALEGRKGELTDGDIERDDDMEVQIGNKLRRDAFLVFRALCKLSMKTPPKEALVDPQLMRGKIVALELLKILLENAGAIFRTSERFLGAIKQYLCLSLLKNSASSLMIVFQLSCSIFLSLVSRFRAGLKAEIGVFFPMIVLRVLENVAQPNFQQKMIVLRFLEKLCVDSQILVDIFLNYDCDVNSSNIFERMVNGLLKTAQGVPPGTSTTLLPPQEQTMKLDAMKCLVAILKSMGDWLNKQLRIPDPNSARNSEEVETSPESRAATFANGSTEESVEGSDTQSESASEVSDVSTIEQRRAYKLELQEGISLFNRKPRKGIEFLISANKVGGSAEEIASFLKDATGLNKTLIGDYLGEREELSLKVMHAYVDSFDFQGMDFDEAIRTFLQGFRLPGEAQKIDRIMEKFAERYCKCNPKDFTSADTAYVLAYSVIMLNTDAHNPMVKIKMSAEDFIRNNRGIDDGKDLPEEYLRSLFDRISRNEIKMKDTELAPQQIQSINPNRILGLDSILNIVVRKRGVDKDMETSDDLVRHMQEQFKEKARKTESVYYAASDVVILKFMIEVCWAPMLAAFSVPLDQSDDEIVIAYCLEGFRYAIHVTAVMSMKTHRDAFVTSLAKFTSLHSPADIKQKNIDAIKAIVIIADEEGNYLQEAWEHILTCVSRFEHLHLLGEGAPPDATFFAVHQNEFDKSTQAKSNILPVLKNKGPAGKIQYAAAAVRRGSYDSAGIGGNASAGITTEQMSNLVSNLNMLEQVGELSRIFTRSQKLNSEAIVDFVKALCKVSMEELRSVSDPRVFSLTKIVEIAHYNMNRIRLVWSRIWQVLSHFFVTVGCSENLSIAIFAMDSLRQLSMKFLEREELAYYNFQNEFMKPFVIIMRKSGAVEIRELIVRCVSQMVLSRVNNVKSGWKSMFMVFTTAAYDDRKNIVLLAFEIIEKIVRDYFPYITETETTTFTDCVNCLVAFTNNRFNKDISLNAIAFLRFCAAKLAEGDLGLSSRNKEKESSGRISPSSPHTGKDRKQENGELSVKENHLYFWFPLLAGLSELSFDPRPEIRKSALQALFDTLRNHGHLFSLPLWERVFDSVLFPIFDYVRHAIDPSGGNSPDHEIHEDTGELDQDAWLYETCTLALQLVVDLFVKFYDTVNPLLKKVLMLLVSFIKRPHQSLAGIGIAAFVRLMSNSGELFSEEKWLEVVMSLKEAAKATLPDFSFLLDGDSKIQRNEEQLDRETNEEEASGPEIVDDNSENSSGRYGFHAALSDAKCRAAVQLLLIQAVMEIYNMFRHHLSVKSTVILFEAVRAVAFHAHKVNNDSALRSKLQLLGPVTQMQDPPLLRLENESYHICLTLLQNLTNDRPPNYDKVEVESYLVDLCQEVLQFYIEVSSRSGLLEEESLGKQVQHHWSIPLGSNKRRELAARGPLLVATLQTISGLEDSSFEKHLALFFPLLSSLIRCEHGSSEVQVAISEMLSSSVGPVLLRSC, from the exons ATGGCTTCTAATGAAGCCGGTTCCCGTCTCAACCAGGTTATCATTCCCGCCCTAGACAAGATTATTAAGAACGGTTCATGGAGAAAACACTCGAAACTCGTTCATGAATGTAAATCTGTGCTTGAACGGTTATCTTCACCAGACAAATCATCTCCATTGAGTACCCCTAGCTCACCGGATAATCATTCAGACCATGAAACATCATCTCTTCCCGGAGTTATTCACGATGGAGGTCCAGTGGAGTATTCTCTTGCCGAATCGGAGTTTGTTCTTAGTCCTATTATTAATGCTTGTTCCTCTGGAAATCTCAAGATCGCCGATCCAGCTCTTGATTGCGTGCAAAAGCTGATCGCTCATGGATATCTCCGCGGTGAAGTGGATACAACAGGAGGTCCTGAGGCAAAGCTGTTGTCGAAGCTGATTGAATCCGTGTGTAAATGTCACGAGTTAGGCGATGAGGCGATTGAATTGCTTGTGCTGAAGACTCTTCTCTCTGCTGTTACTTCGGTTTCACTGAGAATGCATGGGGATTGTTTGCTACTGGTGGTGAGGACTTGCTACGATGTTTATTTAGGGAGTAAGAATGTGGTGAATCAAACTACGGCTAAGGCATCGCTGATACAAATGCTTGTCATTGTTTTTCGACGAATGGAAGCGGATTCCTCTACGGTGCCAGTACAGCCAATTGTTGTTGCAGAGCTGATGGATCCTCCAGAGAAGGCTGATGCGGATGGATCGACAACAATGTTTGTACAGGGGTTTATCACTAAGATAATGCAGGATATTGATGGAGTTTTGAATCCATCTACGCCTGGAAAACCTAGGGCATGGGTACATGATGGTGCATTTGAAACAAGAGCAACTGTTGAGTCAACAAATCCGGCTGATTTGTTGGATTCCACTGATAAAGATATGTTGGATGCCAAGTACTGGGAAATTAGCATGTATAAGACGGCTTTGGAAGGGAGGAAGGGGGAATTGACGGATGGAGATATTGAAAGGGATGATGATATGGAGGTTCAGATTGGGAATAAGCTTAGAAGGGACGCATTTTTAGTATTCCGAGCACTTTGTAAACTGTCAATGAAGACACCACCAAAGGAGGCATTGGTTGATCCACAGCTAATGCGTGGAAAAATTGTAGCATTGGAGTTGCTTAAGATTTTGCTGGAAAATGCCGGGGCGATATTCAGGACTAGTGAGAG GTTTCTAGGTGCTATTAAACAATACTTGTGTTTGTCCTTGTTGAAGAACAGTGCTTCATCTCTGATGATTGTTTTCCAGCTTTCATGCTCCATTTTCTTGAGTCTGGTATCAAGATTTAGGGCTGGATTGAAGGCTGAGATTGGAGTATTCTTCCCTATGATTGTCCTTCGAGTTCTTGAAAATGTTGCTCAACCTAATTTTCAGCAGAAGATGATAGTCCTCCGATTTCTTGAGAAGCTGTGTGTTGATTCACAGATTTTGGTTGATATTTTCCTCAATTATGATTGTGATGTCAATTCatctaatatatttgaaag AATGGTTAATGGTCTCCTGAAGACTGCTCAAGGTGTTCCTCCAGGTACTTCCACTACATTGTTGCCTCCTCAAGAACAAACAATGAAGCTTGATGCTATGAAGTGCTTAGTTGCTATTTTGAAATCAATGGGAGACTGGCTGAACAAACAATTGAGGATCCCAGACCCTAATTCTGCAAGAAATTCTGAAGAAGTTGAAACAAGTCCAGAATCAAGAGCTGCCACCTTTGCCAATGGAAGTACAGAGGAGTCTGTTGAAGGATCAGATACACAGTCTGAATCTGCCAGTGAAGTTTCTGACGTGTCAACAATTGAGCAACGTCGGGCTTACAAGCTTGAACTTCAG GAAGGTATATCTCTTTTCAATAGGAAGCCTAGAAAAGGTATTGAGTTCCTGATAAGTGCAAATAAAGTGGGAGGTTCTGCAGAAGAAATTGCTTCTTTCCTTAAAGATGCAACTGGGTTAAACAAGACTTTGATTGGTGACTATTTAGGAGAAAGAGAAGAACTATCACTAAAAGTAATGCATGCATACGTGGACTCTTTTGATTTCCAAGGGATGGATTTTGACGAGGCAATTAGGACTTTCCTACAGGGATTTAGGTTGCCTGGTGAGGCACAAAAGATTGACCGCATCATGGAAAAGTTTGCTGAACGTTACTGCAAATGTAATCCAAAAGATTTCACTAGTGCAGACACGGCATACGTACTTGCTTACTCTGTGATAATGCTCAATACTGATGCTCACAACCCTATGGTAAAAATAAAG ATGTCGGCTGAAGACTTTATACGGAATAACCGAGGCATAGACGACGGTAAAGATCTACCTGAGGAGTATCTGCGATCATTGTTTGACCGAATATCCAGAAATGAGATTAAAATGAAGGACACTGAGTTAGCTCCTCAACAGATACAATCTATAAACCCGAACAGAATCCTTGGTTTGGATAGTATATTGAATATTGTGGTCCGTAAACGGGGGGTAGATAAAGATATGGAGACAAGTGATGATCTCGTGAGGCACATGCAAGAACAATTTAAAGAAAAGGCTCGGAAAACTGA GTCAGTATATTATGCAGCATCTGATGTTGTTATCCTTAAATTCATGATTGAGGTTTGTTGGGCTCCAATGTTGGCTGCCTTCAGTGTTCCTCTTGATCAGAGTGATGATGAAATAGTGATAGCTTACTGTCTGGAAGGGTTTCGCTATGCAATCCATGTTACTGCAGTCATGTCCATGAAGACTCATAGAGATGCTTTTGTCACTTCATTGGCAAAGTTCACTTCTCTTCACTCTCCGGCAGATATCAAACAGAAAAATATAGATGCTATTAAG GCAATAGTTATCATAGCAGATGAAGAGGGGAACTATTTACAGGAAGCGTGGGAGCATATTCTGACATGTGTTTCACGTTTTGAGCATTTGCATCTATTGGGAGAAGGTGCCCCCCCAGATGCTACGTTCTTTGCAGTTCATCAGAATGAGTTTGATAAATCAACACAAGCCAAATCCAATATTCTTCCAGTCTTAAAGAACAAAGGACCAGCTGGGAAGATTCAATATGCAGCTGCTGCAGTTAGAAGGGGCTCATATGATAGTGCTGGTATTGGGGGCAATGCTTCAGCTGGAATTACTACAGAGCAGATGAGTAATTTGGTTTCTAACTTAAATATGTTGGAACAAGTTGGTGAATTGAGTCGCATATTCACCAGGAGTCAAAAGTTGAACAGTGAGGCAATAGTTGATTTCGTCAAAGCTCTTTGCAAGGTTTCCATGGAAGAATTGCGTTCTGTATCAGATCCCCGAGTTTTCAGCCTTACAAAAATAGTAGAGATTGC GCATTACAACATGAATCGAATAAGGCTCGTTTGGTCAAGAATCTGGCAGGTTCTCTCACACTTTTTTGTAACAGTTGGATGCTCTGAGAACCTTTCAATTGCAATATTTGCAATGGACTCATTACGCCAGCTATCCATGAAATTCTTGGAGAGAGAAGAGCTGGCCTACTATAATTTCCAGAATGAGTTCATGAAGCCTTTCGTGATTATCATGCGAAAGAGTGGTGCTGTTGAGATCCGAGAATTGATAGTAAGATGTGTTTCTCAGATGGTCCTCTCAAGGGTTAATAATGTCAAGTCAGGATGGAAAAGCATGTTCATG GTGTTCACTACAGCAGCATATGATGATAGAAAGAACATTGTGTTGTTGGCTTTTGAAATTATCGAGAAGATCGTGAGGGACTATTTTCCTTATATCACCGAAACCGAAACTACTACTTTTACTGACTGTGTGAATTGCTTGGTCGCATTCACTAATAACAGATTCAATAAAGATATTAGCTTAAACGCTATTGCTTTTCTCCGATTCTGTGCTGCAAAACTTGCTGAAGGAGATCTTGGCTTATCTTCGAGGAACAAGGAGAAGGAATCTTCTGGAAGAATTTCTCCATCTTCACCTCATACTGGAAAAGACAGAAAGCAGGAGAATGGTGAACTGTCAGTAAAGGAAAATCATCTCTATTTCTGGTTTCCATTGTTGGCTG GGTTGTCCGAACTTAGCTTTGATCCAAGACCTGAAATCAGAAAAAGTGCTTTACAAGCGCTTTTTGATACATTACGCAACCATGGTCATCTTTTCTCTCTACCTTTATGGGAAAGGGTGTTCGATTCAGTCTTATTCCCTATATTTGATTACGTCCGTCATGCCATTGATCCTTCTGGTGGGAACTCACCAGACCATGAGATCCATGAAGATACTGGTGAGCTTGACCAAGATGCATGGCTTTATGAGACTTGTACATTGGCCCTCCAATTGGTAGTAGATCTTTTCGTTAAGTTTTATGACACAGTCAATCCACTCTTAAAGAAAGTACTCATGCTACTAGTGAGCTTCATCAAGCGTCCCCACCAAAGCCTTGCTGGTATTGGAATTGCTGCATTTGTCCGTTTGATGAGTAATTCAGGTGAACTTTTCTCTGAAGAGAAGTGGCTGGAAGTGGTTATGTCCCTAAAAGAAGCAGCTAAAGCAACACTGCCCGATTTCTCCTTCCTTTTGGATGGAGATAGTAAGATCCAGAGAAATGAAGAACAACTGGACAGAGAGACTAATGAAGAAGAAGCCTCTGGTCCCGAGATTGTCGATGACAATTCTGAGAATTCCTCGGGCAGATATGGGTTCCATGCTGCCCTATCTGACGCCAAGTGCAGAGCTGCTGTCCAACTTTTATTGATACAG GCTGTAATGGAGATCTACAACATGTTCAGACATCATCTTTCAGTTAAGAGTACTGTAATCCTATTTGAAGCTGTGCGAGCTGTGGCCTTTCACGCTCACAAAGTGAACAACGACTCCGCGTTAAGATCAAAGCTACAACTGCTAGGACCGGTCACTCAAATGCAAGACCCACCTTTGCTTCGCCTGGAAAATGAGTCTTATCATATTTGCCTGACGTTGCTTCAGAATCTTACGAATGACAGGCCACCAAATTACGATAAAGTTGAAGTGGAGTCTTACCTTGTGGATCTCTGTCAAGAAGTATTGCAATTCTACATAGAAGTCTCGTCGCGATCGGGGCTTCTGGAAGAAGAATCTTTGGGTAAACAAGTTCAGCATCACTGGTCAATTCCTTTAGGGTCGAATAAGAGGAGAGAATTAGCTGCTCGCGGTCCGCTTCTGGTTGCGACTCTTCAGACGATATCTGGATTGGAGGATTCGTCGTTCGAGAAACATCTAGCTCTGTTTTTCCCTCTTCTGTCGAGCTTGATACGGTGCGAACATGGGTCGAGCGAAGTTCAGGTAGCAATTAGTGAGATGCTCAGCTCGTCTGTGGGTCCTGTTTTGCTCCGATCGTGTTAA
- the LOC124938152 gene encoding pentatricopeptide repeat-containing protein At3g29230-like: MSSLSIRAPTWVSRRRLLEHKLSELQEHANLNHLKQVYALIYKENLHQDLFISTKLIDSFSLCGQTMSAVNVFNQTLHHDTRIFNKLIRSHIQNSENPQAFSTFIQMQKVGVQPDNFTYSFILKALFGRQDAFPLVQMVHAAVEKNGFCSDVYVPNSLIDTYSKCGCVSEARKLFEIMENRDKVSWNSMISGLVKTGELDHARLLFDEMPERNSYSWNIMIDGYVKSGYMNYALELFDKMPERNVVSWTTLISGFCKVGDMKMAGMLFDQMPVKNLVTWTAIISGFAEKGLLKEAISLYEQLKNSSGFQLDDSSIIAILSACAQSGLLGLGKNLHEYMNRTRYNFKTGVSNALLAMYSKCGKLTMAVNVFNEIRKKDLVSWNAMIQGLAMHGQGEEALVLFSRMKREGFEPDEFTFVGVLSACTHAGLTDEGLRFFYEMETKYGIVPRIEHYGCAVDLLGRAGRLMDCFRLVNDDMPMDANAIIWSTLLAACRQYNDVELAKIVEGRLRKLEMKEDGNFSMMSNIYAAAGDWDGVAVVRTQMKNMVFDKVSGASSIELDEEVHEFTAKDTKHKDLENIYRVIDWLGLHLKKVENCCVDDEHCFVYTC; this comes from the coding sequence ATGTCTTCTCTATCTATCCGTGCTCCAACATGGGTTTCCAGGCGTCGGCTCTTAGAACACAAGCTTTCAGAATTACAAGAACATGCAAATTTAAACCATCTTAAGCAAGTCTACGCACTTATCTACAAGGAAAATCTCCATCAAGACCTTTTCATCTCAACCAAACTCATCGATTCCTTCTCTCTTTGCGGACAAACGATGTCAGCCGTTAATGTATTCAATCAGACGCTCCATCACGATACGCGTATTTTCAATAAGCTTATAAGATCTCATATTCAGAACTCTGAGAATCCGCAAGCCTTTTCTACTTTCATCCAAATGCAAAAGGTTGGTGTTCAACCTGACAATTTCacatattcttttatattgaagGCCTTATTCGGTCGCCAAGATGCATTCCCTTTGGTTCAAATGGTTCACGCTGCTGTAGAAAAGAATGGATTTTGTTCAGATGTGTATGTTCCCAATTCCTTAATTGATACATACTCAAAGTGTGGTTGTGTTAGTGAAGCTAGAAAGTTGTTTGAGATTATGGAGAATCGGGATAAAGTGTCTTGGAATTCGATGATAAGTGGATTGGTAAAGACAGGTGAGTTAGATCATGCACGTTTACTGTTCGATGAAATGCCTGAAAGGAATTCGTATAGTTGGAATATAATGATTGATGGGTATGTTAAATCTGGGTATATGAATTATGCATTGGAACTGTTTGATAAAATGCCTGAAAGAAATGTGGTGTCTTGGACTACCTTAATTTCTGGGTTTTGTAAAGTTGGGGATATGAAAATGGCAGGAATGTTGTTTGATCAAATGCCTGTTAAGAATTTGGTTACTTGGACTGCAATAATATCTGGATTTGCTGAAAAGGGTCTTCTAAAGGAGGCAATTAGTTTGTATGAACAATTGAAGAACTCATCAGGGTTTCAATTAGATGATAGTTCCATAATTGCTATCTTATCAGCTTGTGCTCAATCTGGTTTACTTGGATTAGGAAAAAATCTTCATGAGTATATGAATCGAACCCGATATAACTTCAAGACTGGTGTTTCAAACGCTTTACTCGCTATGTATTCTAAATGTGGCAAGCTTACAATGGCTGTGAATGTATTTAACGAAATAAGGAAGAAGGACTTAGTTTCTTGGAATGCCATGATTCAAGGTTTAGCCATGCATGGACAAGGCGAAGAAGCGCTTGTTCTTTTCTCAAGGATGAAACGCGAAGGATTTGAACCGGATGAATTTACTTTCGTTGGGGTTTTAAGTGCATGCACTCACGCTGGTCTCACCGACGAAGGCCTTAGATTCTTCTACGAAATGGAAACAAAATATGGAATAGTTCCTCGAATTGAGCATTACGGGTGTGCAGTTGATCTTTTGGGTCGGGCTGGACGTCTGATGGATTGTTTTCGGCTGGTGAATGATGATATGCCAATGGATGCGAATGCGATCATTTGGAGTACGTTATTGGCTGCTTGTCGGCAATATAATGATGTGGAACTCGCGAAAATTGTAGAAGGACGGTTGAGGAAACTTGAAATGAAGGAGGATGGAAACTTTTCGATGATGTCGAATATTTATGCGGCTGCTGGGGATTGGGATGGTGTTGCGGTTGTAAGGACACAAATGAAGAACATGGTTTTTGATAAGGTTTCGGGTGCTAGTTCGATCGAGTTAGACGAGGAAGTTCATGAATTTACCGCGAAAGATACTAAACATAAGGATTTGGAAAATATATATAGGGTAATTGATTGGTTAGGGTTACATCTTAAGAAAGTTGAAAATTGTTGTGTTGATGATGaacattgttttgtttataCTTGTTAA
- the LOC124940250 gene encoding probable calcium-binding protein CML23: MSDGGRTPSIGSSLHRLSKKILNQLFHSHNKEEANIIKQRKKKRKSRNRFFDSSSRSPFSSMEISHQLKQVFKFFDANGDGKISPAELLEAVLNIIGEQKSTAEEDAIGIFKQVDRNGDGSIDLDEFMSAVVVVAKSNNEEEEEILVDAFLVFDEDEDGYISAGELRKVLERLGFEECGMKECKKMIRSVDKDGDGFVDFHEFKSMMMIMSTSSSV; this comes from the coding sequence ATGTCAGATGGTGGTAGGACTCCGAGCATAGGCAGCTCACTGCATAGGTTATCTAAGAAGATTCTAAACCAACTGTTTCACTCTCACAACAAAGAAGAAGCGAATATCATCAAGCAGcggaagaagaaaaggaaatCGAGAAACCGTTTCTTCGATTCTTCTTCTAGATCTCCTTTCTCCTCCATGGAAATCTCCCATCAACTTAAACAAGTTTTCAAATTCTTCGACGCAAACGGAGACGGCAAAATCTCACCAGCCGAACTCCTTGAAGCTGTGTTGAACATCATCGGAGAGCAGAAATCAACAGCCGAAGAAGATGCAATTGGAATATTCAAACAAGTGGATCGAAACGGAGACGGATCTATCGATTTGGACGAGTTCATGAGTgcggtggtggtggtggcgAAATCTAATAatgaggaagaggaggaaatcCTTGTGGATGCGTTTCTGGTGTTCGATGAAGACGAAGACGGTTATATATCGGCAGGTGAACTTAGGAAGGTATTGGAGAGGCTAGGGTTTGAGGAATGCGGGATGAAGGAATGTAAGAAGATGATACGAAGTGTTGATAAAGATGGAGATGGATTCGTTGATTTCCATGAATTCAAATCCATGATGATGATCATGTCTACTTCTTCTTCTGTTTGA